A genomic window from Montipora capricornis isolate CH-2021 chromosome 8, ASM3666992v2, whole genome shotgun sequence includes:
- the LOC138059182 gene encoding uncharacterized protein encodes MASVENLYSADIVTGEEVRRATANWPFCHQVCFKVVVMLTYFMLLSWRFIGLLLYSIHATDCFFREKVASYRCKNFTTFSYANELEISWQVSSFINSLIVILVLVTVPSYGGYLSALRNNSKHARFWSLFAQLTVAVCYNIIVICTETVGISKVIEVMFIFGEISSTLVVYLWNTVPSPWKEPRDPAKNLAYTLTLVVFILENLYFFILMSTQAAFQVTGVNNFRQTPSTLQAVTIVVNAGEATFYYAIMKFFWNKWFDDRRNLLINDNV; translated from the coding sequence ATGGCTTCCGTGGAAAACCTCTATTCGGCTGATATTGTGACAGGCGAAGAAGTCAGGAGGGCGACAGCAAACTGGCCATTTTGCCACCAAGTTTGTTTTAAGGTGGTCGTTATGTTAACGTATTTTATGCTTCTTTCATGGCGATTCATCGGCTTGCTGCTCTACAGCATTCATGCCACAGATTGCTTCTTCCGGGAAAAGGTTGCTAGTTATCGCTGCAAAAACTTCACGACCTTCTCGTACGCAAACGAACTGGAAATAAGCTGGCAAGTGAGTTCGTTTATCAACTCTCTGATTGTTATTCTTGTTCTTGTGACAGTGCCTAGCTATGGGGGATATCTTTCCGCTCTTCGAAACAACTCGAAACATGCCCGGTTTTGGTCGCTTTTTGCTCAGTTGACAGTTGCTGTTTGTTACAACATCATTGTCATTTGCACTGAGACAGTTGGGATAAGTAAAGTTATTGAGGTTATGTTCATTTTCGGAGAGATTTCCTCCACTCTCGTCGTGTATCTGTGGAATACTGTGCCCTCGCCTTGGAAGGAACCTAGAGACCCCGCTAAGAATTTGGCGTATACGCTTACTTTGGTTGTATTCATTCTGGAGAATTTGTATTTCTTCATCTTGATGTCCACGCAAGCAGCTTTCCAAGTAACGGGAGTGAACAACTTTCGTCAAACCCCATCCACACTACAGGCAGTTACTATAGTGGTCAATGCTGGAGAAGCCACCTTTTATTACGCCATAATGAAGTTTTTTTGGAATAAGTGGTTTGATGATCGAAGAAATCTTTTGATCAATGATAATGTTTGA